One part of the Leptolyngbya sp. FACHB-261 genome encodes these proteins:
- a CDS encoding mannosyl-3-phosphoglycerate phosphatase, with translation MRIVFTDLDGTLLDHETYRYSAALPALSALCRRDVPLILVSSKTRAELELLAQQLKLNHPLIPENGSAVFIPHDYFPAKLLGSEWLWRGRYRVLELGVPYDQVRAALHQVRAALKEVSIEGFGDWSVEQVAAATGLPLEDAARAHKREYTEPFLCEAIQPDLLQGVVAAVSHSRLAAGLSRVPLNLQRGGRFWSLTGPADKGQAVRILLSCYRRQYGPVTCLGLGDSPNDLPLLQAVDRAVVIPGRRSADVWSQRGNGWTLAPAAGPEGWNEAVLAWLEQEHDLSEGLRGVADLEPGSITGPAASG, from the coding sequence ATGAGGATCGTCTTTACTGACCTGGATGGCACCCTGCTGGATCACGAAACCTACCGCTACAGTGCTGCTTTGCCAGCCTTGAGCGCTCTGTGTCGTCGTGATGTTCCTCTGATCCTGGTCAGCAGTAAAACGCGGGCTGAGCTTGAGCTGCTAGCCCAGCAACTCAAGCTCAATCACCCGCTGATTCCAGAGAATGGCTCAGCTGTCTTTATCCCTCACGATTACTTTCCTGCTAAGTTGTTGGGCTCGGAGTGGCTGTGGCGGGGCCGCTACCGGGTTCTGGAGCTAGGGGTTCCCTATGACCAAGTCCGGGCTGCTCTACATCAGGTGAGGGCAGCCCTCAAAGAGGTTTCAATCGAGGGTTTTGGCGATTGGAGTGTGGAGCAGGTTGCCGCAGCTACTGGTTTGCCCCTAGAAGATGCTGCGCGAGCCCACAAGCGTGAATACACCGAGCCGTTTCTGTGTGAGGCAATCCAGCCCGATTTGTTGCAGGGCGTGGTGGCCGCTGTGAGTCACTCACGACTGGCCGCCGGGCTCAGCCGCGTCCCTTTGAACCTGCAACGGGGTGGGCGCTTCTGGTCGTTGACAGGACCCGCAGACAAAGGGCAAGCAGTGAGGATTTTGTTGTCTTGCTATCGTCGCCAATATGGGCCAGTAACTTGTTTAGGGCTGGGCGATAGCCCCAATGATCTGCCCCTGTTACAGGCCGTGGATCGGGCCGTAGTCATTCCAGGACGGCGCTCGGCTGATGTGTGGTCACAGCGCGGCAATGGTTGGACTTTGGCTCCAGCGGCAGGACCTGAAGGTTGGAATGAGGCAGTTTTGGCCTGGTTAGAGCAGGAGCATGACCTTTCTGAAGGGCTTAGGGGCGTGGCTGACCTTGAACCTGGTTCCATAACTGGGCCTGCTGCGTCCGGTTGA
- a CDS encoding glucosyl-3-phosphoglycerate synthase, which yields MDYKQELITTVHDFGRNLEPLSERLTELSQREPTALIIPALYAELERPALTNIRNHLQNCPFISRVIISLYADNAEQYASAVRFFAPLPQQTLVLWENGAGVAGILEELKDRNLDLTAYRGKGRAVWLALGIATLEARAIALHDADIVTYDASYPLKLLYPLLEPGFGLAFVKAYYARIGSESRCLYGRVARLFLTPVLDALIELFGSLPYLRYLSAYRYPLSGEFALNSDLALNMRFPGNWGLEVGMLAEVYRNVATKRVAQIDLGVFDHKHQALGNSSQQGLQKMCRDILQSILQTLTEMERVTLSYEDLRALRVKYCREAQDFIRQYFVDASFNGLIYDRHQEELTVDLFEQVVLEAGTDYLEAPIRSQIPDWTRALAALPTLRESLLEVTQAEMAGAVRQGVEASHSA from the coding sequence ATGGACTATAAGCAGGAACTTATCACCACAGTTCATGACTTTGGACGCAACCTAGAGCCGCTTTCTGAACGATTGACCGAGCTTAGCCAACGGGAGCCCACCGCCCTGATTATTCCAGCCCTTTATGCAGAGTTGGAACGACCGGCCCTCACCAACATCCGTAACCATCTACAGAATTGCCCGTTTATTAGTCGGGTGATCATTTCGCTCTACGCTGACAATGCTGAGCAATATGCCAGTGCTGTACGTTTTTTTGCTCCTCTACCTCAGCAAACGCTGGTGCTGTGGGAGAACGGCGCCGGTGTTGCTGGCATTCTCGAAGAACTCAAGGACCGCAACCTGGATTTAACGGCCTATCGAGGTAAGGGGCGAGCCGTCTGGCTAGCGCTGGGCATCGCTACGTTGGAAGCTCGTGCCATCGCTTTACATGATGCTGACATCGTGACCTACGATGCATCCTATCCGCTGAAGCTACTCTATCCCTTGCTAGAGCCAGGCTTCGGCCTAGCTTTTGTCAAGGCCTACTATGCTCGTATTGGCTCCGAGAGCCGTTGTCTTTATGGTCGGGTGGCCCGACTGTTTCTGACTCCGGTTCTAGATGCGCTGATCGAGCTATTTGGCTCGCTGCCCTACCTGCGTTATCTTAGTGCCTACCGCTATCCTCTCTCTGGAGAGTTTGCTTTAAACAGTGATTTAGCCCTGAACATGCGCTTCCCTGGCAACTGGGGTCTGGAGGTTGGCATGCTGGCGGAGGTCTACCGCAATGTCGCCACTAAACGAGTGGCGCAAATTGACCTCGGCGTGTTTGATCACAAACATCAGGCTCTGGGCAACTCCTCGCAACAGGGGTTGCAGAAGATGTGCCGCGACATTCTGCAATCGATTCTGCAAACCCTGACCGAGATGGAGCGAGTGACTCTTTCTTACGAGGATTTGCGGGCGCTACGGGTCAAGTACTGCCGAGAAGCACAAGACTTTATTCGCCAGTATTTTGTTGATGCCAGTTTTAATGGCCTGATTTACGACCGTCACCAGGAAGAACTCACCGTCGATCTGTTTGAGCAGGTTGTATTAGAGGCAGGTACCGATTACTTAGAGGCACCAATCCGTAGCCAAATTCCCGATTGGACAAGAGCACTGGCTGCCCTACCCACTCTGCGAGAGTCGCTGCTAGAGGTGACCCAAGCCGAGATGGCAGGTGCTGTGCGACAGGGGGTAGAAGCGAGTCACAGTGCCTGA
- a CDS encoding peptidase has product MSRKANSGIYGGAFFLVVLLALVSGTFAQSLPPARLHALPAALSAWQDPSNRGDYFDQIQPSQAGYLRWTRFPVTIAIDAKSEDRQALAWATAVRQAVQEWSAYIPLQEMAASVTEIADITVRREPPITGNRARSGLTQVQFYSRADTLAQRVTVQLRPSQTLPYTLASARHEIGHALGLWGHSPIETDVLYFAQVRNPPLISPRDLNTLKRVYEQPTRIGEPLVIQGDQ; this is encoded by the coding sequence ATGAGTCGCAAAGCGAACAGCGGAATATACGGAGGGGCATTCTTTTTAGTCGTGCTTTTGGCACTAGTATCCGGAACTTTTGCTCAAAGTTTGCCGCCTGCCCGTCTACATGCTCTGCCTGCGGCCCTATCAGCCTGGCAAGATCCGAGCAACAGGGGTGATTATTTTGACCAAATCCAGCCTTCTCAAGCTGGCTATTTGCGCTGGACTCGCTTCCCTGTGACCATTGCTATTGATGCGAAGTCAGAGGATAGACAAGCTTTGGCTTGGGCCACTGCGGTACGACAGGCAGTGCAAGAGTGGAGTGCCTACATTCCCCTCCAGGAGATGGCTGCTAGCGTTACTGAAATTGCTGACATCACGGTGAGGCGAGAGCCACCGATAACTGGCAATCGAGCTCGCTCAGGGCTGACCCAGGTTCAGTTCTACAGCAGGGCCGACACCCTAGCGCAGCGCGTTACGGTCCAGTTGCGCCCATCGCAGACCCTCCCTTACACCCTAGCCTCGGCCCGACATGAAATAGGACATGCTTTAGGCCTTTGGGGCCATAGTCCTATCGAAACCGACGTTTTGTACTTTGCTCAGGTTCGCAACCCCCCTCTGATCTCGCCTCGGGACCTCAATACGCTTAAGCGAGTCTATGAGCAACCCACTCGTATCGGTGAACCCCTAGTGATTCAGGGAGACCAGTAG
- a CDS encoding fumarylacetoacetate hydrolase family protein: MAPRYVRVKTAEGRAYYGLLQLNRAVQVLDAPPWLGGQAIELELAPDTYQLLAPCSPSKIVAVGKNYAAHAAEMASEVPSEPLLFFKPPSAVLAPEGEILLPPQSQRVDYEGELALVIGSPCFNCTPEVARSKIWGYTIANDVTARDLQRSDKQWARAKGFDTFCPLGPWIVREVSAGARLQTFVGDGSEPVQSDSIEHMVYSPEVLVAYISQVMTLLPGDVILTGTPEGVGPLKAGDQVRVEIESIGSLHNSVGLRQPLP; encoded by the coding sequence ATGGCACCGCGCTATGTCCGGGTAAAAACGGCGGAAGGTCGGGCCTACTATGGATTACTGCAGTTAAACCGAGCCGTTCAGGTTCTAGATGCGCCGCCTTGGTTAGGTGGGCAAGCCATAGAGCTGGAGTTAGCACCTGATACCTATCAACTACTGGCTCCCTGTTCTCCTAGCAAAATTGTGGCAGTGGGCAAGAACTATGCAGCCCATGCCGCTGAAATGGCGTCGGAGGTGCCGTCGGAACCCCTACTCTTTTTCAAGCCTCCGTCAGCAGTGTTAGCGCCTGAAGGCGAAATTCTACTGCCACCTCAATCTCAACGGGTGGACTATGAAGGAGAACTGGCTTTGGTGATCGGTTCCCCCTGTTTCAACTGCACCCCTGAGGTCGCCCGCAGCAAGATCTGGGGCTACACCATTGCTAATGACGTAACTGCCCGTGATTTGCAACGCAGCGACAAGCAGTGGGCACGGGCCAAAGGTTTCGACACCTTCTGCCCCCTAGGGCCTTGGATTGTCCGAGAAGTCAGTGCTGGTGCACGCTTGCAAACCTTTGTAGGAGATGGGTCAGAGCCCGTGCAATCGGACAGCATTGAGCACATGGTCTACAGCCCGGAGGTATTGGTCGCTTACATCTCTCAAGTGATGACTCTGTTACCGGGTGATGTCATTTTGACCGGTACCCCAGAAGGGGTGGGTCCCTTGAAGGCAGGCGATCAGGTGCGGGTGGAGATCGAGAGCATTGGTTCGCTGCACAACTCTGTGGGGTTACGCCAACCGTTGCCTTAG
- the rpsF gene encoding 30S ribosomal protein S6, with product MTKSYETMYILRPDLSEEQMDQAIDKYQKQLGELGATTIDTQHRGRRRLAYEINNHRDGIYIQMNYQGEQVMIDTLERSLRLSDEVIRYLTIRRPETKAAPAVTDEQPDAEASVPDPAETSSAAALQTSRR from the coding sequence ATGACTAAGTCCTACGAAACGATGTACATTCTGCGGCCCGATCTGTCTGAAGAGCAGATGGACCAGGCAATTGATAAGTACCAAAAGCAACTCGGTGAATTGGGGGCAACCACGATTGACACTCAACATCGAGGCCGCCGCCGTCTAGCCTATGAGATTAATAACCACCGTGATGGCATCTATATTCAGATGAACTATCAGGGCGAACAGGTGATGATTGACACCCTAGAACGCTCTCTGCGCCTAAGCGATGAAGTCATTCGTTACTTAACCATCCGCCGTCCAGAAACTAAAGCTGCCCCTGCAGTTACTGATGAGCAGCCTGACGCAGAGGCCAGTGTCCCAGATCCAGCAGAAACCAGTTCCGCGGCTGCTCTGCAAACGAGCCGTCGCTAG
- a CDS encoding NAD(P)/FAD-dependent oxidoreductase translates to MKLSKKNLDQRLNHVYDAVIVGGGAAGLSAAIYLARYRLSCLVIEKGRGRSFWMQELRNYLGLHPTTPGRDLLQQGEQYIQELGADHLRGFVEDVVDEGDSFAIKVKVGKADSIYPVFRAKYVIAASGIIDHLPQLADMQNVYDYAGYNLHVCLICDGYEIRDGRCGLFVGSEGAINTAFVLNWFTPYITVLTNGTVQVGEAMRQKLQEHGYPLIETPIARLLGHDHTMTGVQFADGSTIELDTGLVAMGSHYYNDYLKGLPLSWDGENLVTDEMCRTSHPRIFALGDLKRGLNQVSIAVADGTLAATAIWRDIRRASPPRRWEENLALVEAPATVRTP, encoded by the coding sequence ATGAAGCTCTCTAAGAAAAACCTGGATCAGAGGCTCAATCATGTTTATGACGCCGTCATTGTTGGTGGCGGTGCCGCAGGGTTGTCAGCAGCGATCTACTTGGCTCGTTATCGCCTGTCCTGCCTAGTGATTGAGAAAGGGCGAGGCCGCTCCTTTTGGATGCAGGAGTTACGTAACTATCTGGGCCTGCACCCCACTACGCCTGGGCGCGACTTGCTGCAACAGGGTGAGCAGTACATTCAAGAACTAGGCGCCGATCATTTGCGGGGCTTCGTTGAAGATGTGGTTGATGAAGGCGATAGCTTTGCGATCAAGGTCAAGGTTGGCAAGGCAGATAGCATCTACCCAGTCTTCCGAGCTAAGTACGTGATCGCAGCTAGCGGTATTATTGATCACCTGCCACAGCTAGCCGACATGCAGAACGTCTATGACTATGCAGGCTATAACCTGCATGTCTGCTTGATCTGCGATGGCTACGAAATACGCGATGGACGCTGTGGCTTGTTTGTCGGCAGTGAGGGTGCGATCAATACAGCCTTTGTGCTCAACTGGTTTACGCCGTACATCACAGTGCTTACCAATGGCACGGTGCAGGTGGGTGAAGCCATGCGGCAAAAACTGCAAGAGCACGGCTATCCTCTGATTGAGACGCCCATTGCCCGCTTACTCGGCCACGACCATACGATGACTGGCGTGCAATTTGCGGATGGCTCCACCATTGAGCTAGATACAGGCTTGGTGGCGATGGGTTCTCATTATTACAATGATTACCTTAAGGGTTTGCCTCTGTCCTGGGACGGCGAAAATTTGGTGACAGATGAAATGTGCCGGACCAGTCATCCTCGTATCTTTGCTTTAGGCGACCTCAAACGCGGCCTGAATCAGGTGTCAATTGCGGTAGCCGATGGTACATTAGCTGCAACGGCTATCTGGCGCGACATTCGACGAGCTTCACCCCCTCGACGCTGGGAAGAAAACCTCGCTTTAGTAGAAGCCCCAGCAACTGTCCGTACTCCGTAG
- a CDS encoding Npun_F5560 family protein — translation MSQDSPTFENLQAEVAGLKQELQARDLLVQQLSQELFRLVKGNTGFLPSPEVSEKHLAEMKVLREQLARVEEQLEFYQNQIANRDEEIQALRRSVQELTDRSRTLEQVVQDLPEVYRRKFAERMVPVREKVAAIQKENRQLYAELQSVSYRLAVRSRRSGRVELPNFLQQGDSVELPTASQG, via the coding sequence GTGAGCCAGGATTCGCCTACCTTTGAGAACCTCCAAGCTGAGGTTGCTGGCCTAAAGCAGGAGCTACAAGCTAGGGACCTGCTCGTGCAACAGCTCAGCCAAGAGCTGTTCCGCTTGGTAAAGGGCAACACTGGCTTTCTGCCCAGCCCGGAGGTGTCTGAAAAGCACCTAGCTGAGATGAAAGTCCTGCGAGAGCAGTTAGCCCGGGTTGAAGAGCAACTAGAGTTTTACCAAAACCAAATAGCCAACCGAGACGAAGAGATCCAAGCATTGCGACGCTCTGTTCAGGAATTGACAGACCGTAGTCGCACGCTAGAGCAGGTTGTGCAAGATCTCCCCGAGGTGTATCGCCGCAAGTTTGCTGAGCGGATGGTTCCAGTTCGGGAGAAGGTAGCTGCAATTCAGAAAGAAAATCGGCAACTATATGCCGAGTTGCAGAGCGTTAGCTATAGACTTGCTGTGCGTTCACGGCGCTCCGGTCGAGTCGAACTCCCCAACTTTCTACAACAGGGCGACAGTGTTGAACTGCCGACAGCGTCTCAAGGTTAA
- a CDS encoding alpha/beta fold hydrolase, protein MTATASTSVGSGTYWTWRGQPIYYVKAGNNPTAPPLLLIHGFGASTDHWRKNIEGLQDHCEVWAIDLLGFGRSAKPEWTYHTDLWRSQLQDFIEQVVQRAVVVAGNSLGGYVSLSLGVDAPELVRGVVLVNSAGSFTNPDQPPLAQRLVSGLGQSILRQPWASFLLFQYMRQRSKIREILENVYLDHSAITDQLVDDIYRPSCDPGAPQVFASVFSSPSGRTVDELLKHFKLPLLMLWGEADPWMNAQERASRFRDCYPQLTEHFLKAGHCPHDEVPEQVNDLIERWLQSLSTAL, encoded by the coding sequence ATGACCGCCACTGCTTCAACATCCGTTGGGTCTGGAACTTACTGGACCTGGCGGGGCCAACCTATCTACTACGTCAAGGCAGGCAACAATCCCACTGCACCTCCCTTGCTGCTGATCCATGGTTTTGGTGCTTCCACTGACCACTGGCGCAAAAACATTGAAGGATTGCAAGACCACTGTGAAGTTTGGGCAATTGACCTCCTGGGGTTCGGTCGCTCCGCTAAACCGGAGTGGACCTATCACACCGATCTGTGGCGGAGCCAATTGCAAGACTTTATCGAGCAGGTAGTCCAGAGGGCAGTGGTTGTAGCGGGTAACTCCTTGGGCGGCTACGTTTCTTTGAGCTTAGGTGTGGACGCGCCTGAGCTAGTACGTGGCGTGGTTCTGGTTAACTCTGCTGGCTCCTTCACAAATCCGGACCAGCCACCGCTTGCCCAACGCTTGGTGAGTGGGTTGGGGCAGAGTATCTTGCGCCAACCTTGGGCTAGCTTTCTGCTGTTCCAATACATGCGCCAGCGTTCCAAGATTCGAGAAATCTTAGAAAACGTTTACCTGGACCACAGCGCTATTACGGACCAGTTAGTCGATGACATCTACCGCCCCTCCTGTGATCCGGGGGCCCCTCAGGTTTTCGCCTCAGTCTTTAGCTCTCCCAGCGGACGAACTGTGGATGAGCTACTTAAACACTTCAAGCTTCCCCTACTAATGCTCTGGGGTGAAGCGGATCCCTGGATGAACGCTCAGGAGCGGGCGAGCCGATTTCGCGACTGCTATCCTCAGCTGACCGAGCATTTCCTGAAGGCTGGTCACTGTCCTCACGATGAGGTGCCTGAGCAGGTGAATGACCTAATCGAGCGTTGGCTGCAAAGCCTCTCAACAGCCCTCTAA
- a CDS encoding STAS domain-containing protein, whose protein sequence is MSSVKPREVVQAKVMAPTIEKRLVVLQPKGRIDTTSATELQKQLDAVVSERDVTLLVDMAEVEFLDSSGLVTLVTGLKQARQMGNRLVLCSLKGPVRLIFEITQMDRVFEIFENCEAFKASAA, encoded by the coding sequence ATGTCAAGCGTAAAACCACGTGAAGTTGTTCAGGCGAAAGTTATGGCTCCCACAATCGAAAAGAGGCTAGTGGTTCTTCAGCCAAAGGGTCGCATTGACACCACCAGTGCAACCGAGCTTCAGAAGCAGCTTGATGCCGTCGTCAGTGAGCGCGATGTGACGCTTTTAGTCGATATGGCTGAAGTGGAGTTCCTGGATAGCTCAGGGCTGGTGACGCTAGTCACTGGACTCAAGCAAGCCCGTCAAATGGGTAACCGTTTGGTGCTTTGCTCTCTGAAAGGCCCTGTCCGCCTCATTTTCGAGATCACCCAGATGGATCGGGTTTTTGAGATCTTCGAAAACTGCGAAGCGTTTAAAGCTTCTGCCGCTTGA
- a CDS encoding ATP-binding protein translates to MSADQIRSSGSDHQTKRSTKGRGLLKVRRSRSNLSDLSGIGRPITRASEVSMGEIEVSDKSLEIVFTHTADGLLLSLFWPGVPPLSPAEVTGIQFGNRFGPVSLSVYLSRVRRVLAERVSEQLSMAFHCGEQVKLLNLTLSPLLNPDGTAALVVVRARPIADTNGLLVDPDLAVLDLLDLATESEEEPARLPPHCYPLFLNQLAVDIRQSRDLNTLLNQTARRLGEVLAVSRCVVGTYARGSRLELPGRTEWFGLEQRYTDRVRVVAEYCRLPYPSMLDLELVVPDDAHLREVWFNSGSLVTQTAEPGPFQQRTMLSVATGYQSQTNGLLSLHQCDRERHWSREETELVREVAGQLGSAIAYATLQARLQTLEIQLQKINADFSQRYRELEEARKQAEEASRLKSEFLANTSHELRTPLNGMIGFLRLVLDGMTDDPEEQSEFIQEAHSSALHLLQIINDVLDIAKIEAGKMQIDLTPVKLEELLGDVEDLMRPQIQQKGLYFRIQRPQTRDELVLYGNYTRLKQVVLNLVGNAVKFTHDGGVTVSAEILKDQNTARIRVADTGIGVPLDKQEKLFQSFFQVDGSRTRQYGGTGLGLAISQKLVETMGGEVNFYSMGEGLGSTVTFTIPLYQKPVMI, encoded by the coding sequence ATGTCTGCTGATCAGATTCGTAGTAGCGGTTCCGACCATCAGACCAAGCGGAGCACCAAGGGACGTGGCCTCCTCAAAGTGCGCCGAAGTCGATCCAATCTTTCCGATCTTTCGGGTATTGGCAGACCGATCACTCGGGCAAGCGAGGTGAGCATGGGTGAGATTGAAGTCTCAGATAAAAGCCTGGAAATTGTCTTCACTCATACTGCCGATGGCCTGCTGCTGTCTCTGTTTTGGCCAGGGGTTCCTCCGCTATCTCCAGCTGAAGTAACCGGCATACAGTTTGGCAACCGTTTCGGGCCTGTGAGCTTGTCGGTCTATCTGAGCCGAGTTCGCCGGGTCTTGGCGGAGCGGGTGTCGGAGCAGCTAAGTATGGCTTTCCATTGTGGTGAGCAAGTGAAGCTGCTCAACCTAACCCTCAGCCCCCTATTGAACCCTGATGGTACTGCTGCCCTTGTCGTTGTTCGGGCGCGGCCCATTGCTGACACCAACGGTTTGTTGGTCGATCCTGATTTAGCAGTTTTGGACCTGTTGGACTTGGCTACCGAGTCTGAGGAAGAACCTGCTCGACTGCCGCCCCATTGCTACCCTCTGTTTCTAAACCAGCTAGCTGTCGATATTCGGCAAAGCCGAGATCTGAACACGCTGCTCAATCAAACTGCGAGGCGGTTGGGAGAAGTTCTAGCTGTCAGCCGCTGCGTTGTTGGTACCTACGCCCGCGGTAGCCGTCTGGAATTACCAGGACGCACAGAGTGGTTTGGCTTAGAGCAGCGCTATACCGACCGGGTACGGGTGGTTGCTGAGTATTGTCGGTTGCCCTATCCCTCAATGCTCGATCTGGAGCTGGTCGTGCCCGATGATGCTCATCTGCGGGAGGTTTGGTTCAATTCTGGCTCCCTCGTCACTCAAACTGCTGAGCCTGGACCATTTCAGCAGCGCACTATGCTCTCAGTTGCCACTGGTTACCAAAGCCAGACTAACGGTTTGCTCAGTTTGCACCAATGTGATCGCGAGCGCCACTGGAGCCGCGAAGAAACCGAACTCGTACGCGAAGTGGCAGGACAATTAGGCAGTGCAATTGCCTACGCGACCCTGCAAGCCCGTCTGCAAACTCTGGAAATCCAGCTGCAGAAAATCAATGCTGACTTCAGCCAGCGCTACCGTGAGCTTGAAGAAGCGCGTAAGCAAGCCGAAGAAGCGTCCCGCTTGAAAAGTGAGTTTCTGGCCAACACCTCCCACGAACTGCGTACACCTCTCAACGGCATGATCGGCTTTCTGCGGCTGGTCTTGGACGGCATGACCGATGACCCTGAGGAGCAAAGCGAGTTCATTCAGGAAGCCCATAGCTCGGCGCTGCACTTGCTTCAAATCATTAACGATGTATTGGACATCGCCAAAATTGAAGCCGGTAAGATGCAAATTGATTTAACTCCCGTCAAGTTGGAAGAGCTACTGGGCGACGTTGAGGATTTGATGCGGCCTCAGATCCAACAGAAAGGGCTTTACTTCCGGATTCAACGGCCTCAGACTCGGGACGAATTGGTGCTTTATGGAAACTACACACGCCTGAAGCAAGTAGTTCTCAATTTAGTAGGCAATGCGGTGAAATTCACTCACGATGGCGGCGTTACAGTTAGTGCCGAGATTCTCAAGGACCAGAATACTGCTCGTATTCGTGTGGCAGATACTGGCATCGGTGTGCCTCTAGACAAGCAAGAGAAGCTATTTCAGTCGTTCTTTCAAGTTGACGGTTCGCGAACGCGGCAATATGGTGGCACCGGCTTGGGCCTAGCAATTAGTCAGAAGCTGGTGGAAACCATGGGTGGTGAAGTGAATTTCTACAGCATGGGAGAAGGGCTAGGCTCAACCGTCACCTTCACGATTCCCCTTTATCAAAAGCCAGTGATGATTTAA
- a CDS encoding urease accessory protein UreF → MFDPALLKLLQLSDSALPIGSYSHSWGLETWVQQGQLSSSDELLAVLRTLLEQSIAPVDGLACAMAYQASANRLGGPDFIQLNQILTATKWAKEPQRASLDLGRRLVSLAQRLDWLQELPPGQYWHHCTVFGWLTYQLNIAIEPAVTAYLLSNLMSLTSAAVRLIPLGHSQGQQVLAALHTQVFEQARWCCATAGRADPLTHLGSFTPQHELACQAHQNLYSRLFQS, encoded by the coding sequence ATGTTTGACCCAGCCCTTCTGAAGTTACTTCAGCTCAGCGATTCGGCTCTGCCCATTGGCAGCTACTCCCACTCCTGGGGGTTAGAGACTTGGGTACAGCAAGGACAACTCAGCAGCAGCGACGAGCTGCTAGCTGTATTACGAACTCTCCTGGAGCAATCAATCGCCCCTGTCGATGGCTTAGCCTGTGCAATGGCATATCAGGCTTCTGCCAATCGCCTGGGTGGTCCCGACTTTATTCAACTCAACCAGATTTTGACTGCGACCAAGTGGGCTAAGGAGCCACAACGGGCCAGTTTAGATTTAGGACGACGGTTGGTCAGTCTGGCGCAGCGTTTGGACTGGTTGCAGGAACTTCCCCCCGGTCAATACTGGCACCACTGTACGGTTTTCGGCTGGCTAACCTATCAGCTGAATATCGCTATAGAACCGGCAGTGACAGCTTACCTGCTCAGCAATCTGATGAGTCTGACCTCAGCAGCTGTACGTTTGATTCCACTGGGACATTCTCAGGGTCAGCAGGTGCTGGCCGCTCTGCATACTCAGGTATTTGAGCAAGCTCGCTGGTGTTGTGCCACGGCTGGTAGGGCTGACCCCTTGACTCACCTAGGCAGTTTCACTCCTCAGCATGAACTGGCTTGCCAAGCTCACCAAAACCTCTATTCCCGCCTGTTTCAGTCCTAA
- a CDS encoding Rrf2 family transcriptional regulator, which translates to MKLTRRGHYSVRALLDLVMCGTQGPVPVRDISRRQGLPAPYLEKLLIELRQAGIVHSVRGVQGGYQLSRRPREISLSEILAAVGETVEPLPRLAPDAQQAGDWVTFALWQRLHQKLKEALDSISLEDLYYDARSWQASQGEDTGFVV; encoded by the coding sequence ATGAAGCTCACGCGACGCGGACATTACAGCGTACGGGCGCTTCTAGATCTAGTTATGTGTGGAACTCAAGGACCTGTTCCCGTGCGGGATATCAGCCGCCGGCAGGGATTGCCAGCCCCTTACCTAGAAAAGTTGTTGATCGAATTGCGTCAGGCAGGCATTGTTCATTCAGTGCGGGGCGTACAGGGGGGTTATCAACTCAGCCGCCGCCCTCGTGAGATTTCACTATCCGAAATCCTGGCTGCAGTGGGTGAAACGGTGGAGCCGCTACCCCGGCTAGCGCCCGACGCTCAACAAGCTGGGGATTGGGTTACTTTCGCCCTTTGGCAACGGCTGCATCAAAAGCTTAAGGAAGCTCTGGACAGCATCAGTTTGGAGGACCTGTACTACGACGCCCGCAGTTGGCAAGCGTCGCAGGGAGAAGACACGGGCTTTGTGGTTTGA